One genomic segment of Ricinus communis isolate WT05 ecotype wild-type chromosome 3, ASM1957865v1, whole genome shotgun sequence includes these proteins:
- the LOC125369543 gene encoding photosystem I P700 chlorophyll a apoprotein A2-like, with protein sequence MALRLRRFSQGLVQDPTTRRIWFAIATAHDFESHDDITEERLYQNIFASHFGQLAIIFLWTSGNLFHVAWQGNFEAWVQDPLHVRPITHAVWDPHFGQPAV encoded by the coding sequence ATGGCATTAAGATTACGAAGGTTTAGCCAAGGCTTAGTTCAGGACCCCACTACTCGTCGTATTTGGTTTGCTATTGCTACTGCGCATGACTTCGAGAGTCATGATGATATTACGGAGGAACGTCTTTATCAGAATATTTTTGCTTCTCACTTCGGACAATTagcaataatttttctatggACTTCTGGAAATCTCTTTCATGTAGCTTGGCAAGGAAATTTTGAAGCATGGGTACAAGACCCTTTACACGTAAGACCTATTACTCATGCAGTTTGGGATCCTCATTTTGGTCAACCGGCTGTGTAA